CCAAGAAGTAGAACCTGACCTTGTTAAGCCGTCCATGGCTAATCTTGTCACGtttagggtttgagttttCTGTCCTGGTCAAGGAAGGCACCGACCCTTTTTTACAGTCTGCTGCTCAGACTGagacctctctctcctcccttttGGGTCTTTACGGCCTCAGCTAGAGATCTGAGAAGTACTTAAAAGATAACAATTTTCAGAAGGGTATTTGCAGGTGAAGAAAAATGCTTGCAataatgattttttaattttttttgtatatattttctcATTGATAATTTGACTAGTAattagttttgtttgtttagtAAACAGGCAGTAGGGTTTGGATTGAGATAAGATCATGATCCACTGTGAATTTATCTGAGAGAGGCTGATCATCAAATTGGAGAGGTTCAAGTCCATCTcattcaaattaatttcaactcatcatatcatcaacaatcATGGAGTTTGTGCAACGAGATCAAAAAGGGTATTCAGATAAGGAAGATCAAGATCAAGAAGATCAAGAGGAAGAGGATATAATTTCCAGTAAGTTCTCTTCTTCATCTCATAATTATAACAACAGCAATTATGGGTCATCACCAAAGTACAAAGCCACTTTtgttcctcctcctcttcctcatcatcatcatcagtaCCAGCAGCAAAAGCCATGGGCTGTTCATAATCATGGGTCTCCAGAAGCCATCAACTTCATGGACCTATCACTAAACCATGAGCAAGCAGCAGCTGATGGAGCCAATAATAACAACAATTGGCCTCCAAACTCTGAAAGAGAGCACATGTTTGACAAAGTTGTCACGCCAAGTGATGTGGGAAAACTCAACCGGCTAGTCATACCCAAGCAACATGCCGAGAGATACTTCCCGCTTGACTCTACAGCCAACGACAAGGGCCTCCTCTTGAACTTCCAAGACCGGACCGGGAAGCCGTGGCGGTTTAGGTACTCCTACTGGAACAGCAGCCAGAGCTATGTGATGACCAAAGGGTGGAGCCGTTTTgtgaaggagaagaagctgGATGCCGGTGACATTGTGTCGTTTGAGCGCGGGGTTGGGGACTCAGGTAAGGACAGCTTGTACATTGACTGGAGGCGCCGCcctccccctcctcctcctccgccacatcatcaccaccatggacagtttggtaattgCAATGACAGatgtggtggaggtggaggcaGGCTATACTCCCTGCTTCAGCGGCCGCCTCCATCCATGATGTCCATGCCTCTTAGACACCATGACTATTTTCATCCAAGCAACAATGTTCATCATCCGtaccatcatcatcaccaccagATCATGAACCATCAATATTTGCAGCATCAGATTCATCATCAATTGCAAGTGGAGAGGGATCAAGTggttcatcatcatcatca
The Prunus dulcis chromosome 2, ALMONDv2, whole genome shotgun sequence DNA segment above includes these coding regions:
- the LOC117619966 gene encoding B3 domain-containing transcription factor NGA1-like; its protein translation is MEFVQRDQKGYSDKEDQDQEDQEEEDIISSKFSSSSHNYNNSNYGSSPKYKATFVPPPLPHHHHQYQQQKPWAVHNHGSPEAINFMDLSLNHEQAAADGANNNNNWPPNSEREHMFDKVVTPSDVGKLNRLVIPKQHAERYFPLDSTANDKGLLLNFQDRTGKPWRFRYSYWNSSQSYVMTKGWSRFVKEKKLDAGDIVSFERGVGDSGKDSLYIDWRRRPPPPPPPPHHHHHGQFGNCNDRCGGGGGRLYSLLQRPPPSMMSMPLRHHDYFHPSNNVHHPYHHHHHQIMNHQYLQHQIHHQLQVERDQVVHHHHQYPMVIDSVPFVQHGKMSSSGASAGASTGKRLRLFGVNMECSPNIEEDQTDEHQYQILPSTAIPYNHLPSSSLAAPLELRLPNTIGANQIPLPNTGAADQYLSKKGKSTSLSFYLDS